The Pygocentrus nattereri isolate fPygNat1 chromosome 2, fPygNat1.pri, whole genome shotgun sequence genome has a window encoding:
- the LOC108437229 gene encoding macrophage mannose receptor 1-like translates to MVKITVIIVLLLNISHCFAQSDGTFLIYNARKNRCLGDNLRELFLCNPQSPRQQFRWTSENRIFNVEQKKCLGTGSKSEGNKLQWYICDANNDLQKWECQSDSLFGLKNESLYLSLQGDSHLLTLSKDPGDKGKWTIHGTTDSICSRPYEEIYTIKGNAFGRPCHFPFRFKSKWYTDCTTDGSSIKRLWCAVERRYEDTELWGYCPTRQKDDSFWRKSPLTDIYYQLNEDSALTWYQARKSCQQQGGDLLSVTEPHEQTFISGLTQQTGAVLWTGLNSLDASSGWHWVNGQPLRYLKWLSGQPSAAPGHSCGVISQLHGSEWSTAVCSEKHGYICQRGLSIPTVPPEVHRGSCYSPWIPYSGHCYLLTRTKKTWLEARDACRREGGDLLSILNIEEQSFAISQLGYLKTDELWVGFNDLRTEMLFEWSDHSSVPFALWDVNEPSHNAVLKEDCVLMRGQEGKWADQVCQSKYGYICKKKTHLNTFTNDTVVASPGCKPGWVRFGYYCYLAGSETKTFDAAKQMCEKTGSYLADITNRIENAFLVSLIGARPEKHFWIGLSNRDNRHIFEWTNNKKVPFTHFNAGMPGGKQGCVAMTTGVLAGLWDVLNCTNQEKYICKQKAEGVITTPAPPTTPAVSCSDGWHPITNRDYCFKLFLVRQNEEKTWSEALDFCREIGGDLLSVHSSNDIITPDMGYVPAWIGYSIQDPTVGYTWSDGSSSSYENWEEGEPNNLNDVEKCVTMRFQWWRHGKGQWNDLQCESKADWYCEIRKGVTPKEVEITEKTYNKTEDGWLIFKDNQYYVYEDSFVSMEKGRSFCKHRHGDLVVINDEEERVFLWHQLMRGYADVYIGMTIDLDKSVMWMDGSPVVFQRWAENQPAYLNNEERCVKMTRSQGLWESVNCGDTERFICKRSGSVPVNATAAPTEPPKGGCAPDWVKFQEKCFKVQLEPKPWTEARSYCMDVGGNLASISNPLQQAFLTLKMVDDNTPDLWLGFSNLAVRRFKWTDGSPVTFTNWPKGASEYPSESMCVAMAGRQRAQLGKWEKKDCNDTSIGFICSRALDHLIIPSPTEVPKTFKLENSSYTLIQKNLTWNESQSLCKAEGANLASIRDILTQSYIELQAHKLRQPLWIGLNSMETDGYFMWIDKWQLNMEKWANDEPKKGHPCVYVDVDGMWKTAQCNQTYYGLCKTSTDVAPPPPEQYPGMCPEQTEDGPAMTWLPFRGHCYAFVTSSYSWTRASDICTRRGATLVSIQDQKEAAFIDHYISFIGNLQSNFWIGLYKTYVGHWKWLDNSVVDYTNWEESGGQIEDDDDGHYFFTFEADCALISSRTKQWRKHHCRYNEAMFICKTAKVIIPTVGTNHTEVAETQRTNVVGVSLAAVIVVLSVLAGLAYIYYRTSKRQLVLPSVVNPMYYTTTSPITEEKGMKSLVDHMDE, encoded by the exons ATGGTGAAAATAACTGTCATCATTGTGCTTTTACTCAACATATCACACTGCTTTGCTCAGTCAG ATGGGACCTTTTTGATCTACAATGCACGCAAGAACAGATGCCTGGGAGACAACCTGAGAGAGTTGTTTCTGTGCAACCCTCAGAGCCCGAGACAGCAGTTCCGCTGGACATCAGAGAACCGCATCTTTAATGTTGAGCAGAAGAAATGCCTTGGCACAGGCAGCAAGAGTGAGGGCAATAAACTGCAGTGGTACATCTGTGATGCCAACAATGACCTGCAGAAGTGGGAGTGCCAGAGCGACTCACTGTTCGGCCTGAAGAATGAGTCTCTTTACTTGTCTCTTCAGGGAGATTCTCATCTACTAACACTCTCCAAAGACCCGGGAGACAAGGGCAAGTGGACAATTCATGGAACGACAGACAGCATTTGCTCTCGGCCGTATGAAG AAATATACACAATTAAGGGAAATGCTTTTGGACGTCCTTGTCATTTTCCATTCCGTTTCAAGAGTAAATGGTATACAGACTGCACAACAGATGGTTCCTCCATCAAACGTCTATGGTGTGCAGTTGAAAGGCGATATGAAGATACTGAGCTGTGGGGTTATTGCCCAACACGTCAAAAAG ATGACAGTTTCTGGAGGAAGAGTCCACTGACAGACATCTATTACCAGCTGAATGAAGACTCTGCATTGACCTGGTATCAGGCCAGGAAGAGCTGTCAGCAGCAGGGGGGAGACCTGCTGAGTGTCACTGAACCCCATGAGCAGACCTTCATATCAG GGTTGACTCAGCAGACAGGGGCTGTATTGTGGACAGGGCTGAACAGTTTAGATGCATCAAGTGGATGGCACTGGGTCAATGGGCAACCTTTACGTTATCTGAAGTGGCTCAGTG GACAACCATCTGCTGCACCAGGCCACAGCTGTGGGGTGATAAGTCAGCTCCATGGCTCTGAATGGTCCACTGCTGTCTGTTCTGAGAAACATGGATATATCTGCCAAAGAGGTCTCTCTATTCCCACCGTTCCACCAG AGGTGCACAGAGGTTCTTGTTACAGTCCATGGATCCCTTACTCAGGCCACTGCTACCTCCTCACTCGTACAAAGAAAACGTGGCTGGAGGCAAGAGACGCTTGTCGGCGTGAAGGTGGAGATCTGCTGAGCATTCTCAATATAGAAGAGCAAAGCTTCGCCATTTCACAGCTCGGATACT TAAAGACAGATGAACTGTGGGTCGGTTTTAATGACCTCAGGACTGAAATGCTATTTGAGTGGAGTGACCACTCCAGTGTCCCGTTTGCCTTGTGGGACGTGAATGAGCCAAGCCACAATGCTGTCCTCAAAGAAGACTGTGTTTTAATGAGAGGACAG GAGGGAAAATGGGCTGATCAGGTCTGTCAAAGCAAGTACGGATATATCTGCAAGAAGAAAACCCATTTAAATACATTCACTAATGACACTGTTGTTGCAAGCCCAGGCTGCAAACCT GGTTGGGTCAGGTTTGGTTACTACTGCTATCTAGCGGGATCAGAGACTAAAACCTTTGATGCAGCCAAGCAGATGTGTGAGAAAACTGGATCTTATTTGGCTGACATTACAAACAG GATTGAAAATGCATTCCTGGTCAGTCTAATTGGGGCTCGACCAGAGAAGCACTTCTGGATTGGACTATCTAACCGGGACAATCGGCACATTTTTGAGTGGACAAACAATAAGAAGGTTCCTTTCACACATTTCAATGCTGGAATGCCAG ggGGGAAACAAGGTTGTGTTGCCATGACCACGGGAGTACTTGCTGGATTATGGGATGTGCTAAACTGCACTAATCAAGAGAAATACATCTGCAAGCAGAAGGCTGAGGGAGTGATCACAACTCCAGCCCCCCCAACCACTCCTGCTGTCAGCTGTAGCGAcgggtggcatcctatcacaaaCAGAGATTACTGTTTCAAG CTGTTTCTAGTGAGGCAAAACGAAGAGAAGACGTGGTCTGAAGCTCTTGACTTCTGCCGGGAAATTGGTGGCGACTTGCTCAGTGTCCATAGTTCTAATGATATCATCACACCAGACATGGGATA TGTACCAGCATGGATTGGCTACAGCATCCAGGATCCCACTGTTGGTTACACATGGAGTGATGGCTCCTCT tcATCCTACGAAAACTGGGAAGAAGGGGAACCAAACAatttaaatgatgtagaaaaatgtgTTACGATGCGTTTTCAATGGTGGAGACATGGAAAAGGACAATGGAATGACCTGCAGTGTGAAAGCAAAGCAGATTGGTATTGCGAGATTCGAAAAG gaGTTACACCAAAAGAAGtagaaattacagaaaaaa CatataataaaacagaagatgGCTGGCTTATCTTCAAAGACAATCAGTATTACGTCTATGAAGACTCTTTTGTTTCTATGGAAAAAGGCCGGAGCTTCTGTAAGCACAGACATGGTGATCTTGTGGTAATAAATGATGAGGAAGAAAGAGTGTTTCTATGGCATCAG ctTATGAGGGGTTATGCTGACGTTTATATTGGTATGACCATCGATCTGGACAAGTCTGTTAT gtggatggatggatcgcCAGTAGTATTCCAGAGGTGGGCAGAGAACCAGCCAGCTTATTTGAATAATGAGGAGCGCTGTGTGAAGATGACTAGGTCTCAAG GGCTTTGGGAAAGTGTGAACTGTGGTGATACAGAAAGGTTTATCTGTAAGCGAAGTGGCTCTGTCCCGGTGAATGCCACTGCTGCCCCAACTGAGCCCCCCAAAGGAGGCTGTGCTCCCGActgggtgaaatttcaggaaaAG TGTTTCAAAGTGCAGCTGGAGCCAAAACCCTGGACTGAGGCCAGATCGTACTGTATGGACGTTGGAGGAAATCTAGCATCTATTTCTAACCCATTGCAACAAG CCTTCTTGACCCTAAAGATGGTAGATGATAACACCCCAGATTTATGGCTTGGCTTCAGTAATTTGGCAGTCAGAAGATTTAAATGGACAGATGGAAGTCCTGTCACCTTCACAAACTGGCCAAAAGGAGCATCAGAATACCCTTCAGAG aGCATGTGTGTTGCTATGGCGGGCAGGCAAAGAGCACAGCTGGGCAAGTGGGAGAAAAAAGACTGCAATGATACGAGTATTGGCTTTATTTGCAGTCGTGCTCTAG atCACTTAATCATCCCAAGCCCCACAGAGGTGCCGAAAACTTTCAAGCTTGAAAATTCTTCCTACACACTGATCCAAAAAAACCTGACCTGGAATGAATCACAGAGTCTCTGTAAGGCTGAGGGGGCAAACCTGGCCAGCATTCGAGATATTCTCACCCAGTCCTACATAGAGCTGCAGGCTCATAAGTTAAGACAACCCCTGTGGATTGGTCTTAATAGTATGGAG acagatggatacTTCATGTGGATTGATAAATGGCAGTTGAATATGGAGAAATGGGCCAATGATGAACCGAAGAAGGGTCATCCCTGTGTATATGTTGATGTAGATGGAATGTGGAAAACTGCCCAGTGCAATCAAACCTACTATGGCTTGTGTAAGACATCAACAG ATGTTGCCCCACCTCCACCAGAACAGTACCCAGGCATGTGTCCTGAGCAAACTGAAGATGGACCAGCGATGACATGGCTGCCTTTTAGAGGGCACTGTTATGCATTTGTAACCTCTTCATATTCATGGACCAGGGCATCAGACATCTGCACCAGAAGAG gagcCACTCTTGTCAGCATTCAAGACCAAAAAGAGGCAGCTTTTATAGATCATTACATCAGTTTTATTGGGAACCTTCAGAGCAATTTCTGGATAGGCCTTTACAAGACCTATGTGG GACACTGGAAGTGGTTGGACAACAGTGTGGTGGATTACACTAACTGGGAAGAATCTGGAGGTCAGATTGAAGACGATGATGATGgtcattatttttttacttttgaggCGGACTGTGCACTCATCTCTTCCAGAACTAAACAGTGGAGGAAACATCACTGCAGATACAACGAAGCAATGTTCATCTGCAAAACAGCAAAAG TTATAATCCCAACCGTTGGAACAAACCACACAG AAGTTGCTGAAACACAGCGCACGAATGTTGTTGGTGTGTCTTTGGCCGCGGTGATTGTAGTGCTGTCTGTGCTGGCTGGACTAGCTTACATCTACTACAGAACTTCCAAACGTCAGCTTGTTCTTCCTTCTGTAGTGAACCCAATGTACTACACTACAACATCCCCCATAACAGAGGAGAAAGGCATGAAATCCTTAGTGGACCATATGGATGAATAG